The genomic window CTAGAGAGGGCCTGTACACCGTGGCCCAGGGTCAGAGCCCAGGGAAGTTCTAGAGAGGGCCTGTACACCGTGGCCCCGGGTCAGAGCCCAGGGAAGCTCTAGAGAGGGCCTGTACACCACGGCCCCGGGTCAGAGCCCAGCACGTGGTCTACGGCCGCTCTCATGTTACGATGGGCAGAGGACGGGCCCGCACAGCCGCCTGCATCTGGTCCTCAAAGGACAGGGCCACAGCCCCTGACCTCGAGGGGCACAGCCCTGATCCCCTCAGTAACAGAAGGTGAGACGCCACCCTTCACGTGGGTGTCTGATGCACGCATCCGTCAGGGAGGGGTCAGCATGACAGGGACGCACGCTTACGTGCGCATCCGTGTGCAGCTGGAGCAGGCACGGGGGGGCTGGGACACACAACTTGAGTGGGGGCTGCCCTACAGACACACTGAGCCTCTGTTCTTTCTCTTCGAGAGTTCTGCTCCAAACAGAACTCTCATGTCAGAAGCTGAGAATTTCATAACTAGTGCAAAGCCTAATCCCTACTGAAATACAAGCCTCCCTAGAACCTGTGCCGTTTTAAGTCTCAGCCCATGTGCTGCCCAATGATGAGCTTATGAGGGGGTAGGGGGTGCTTTTTCACGGAGGAGTGGGCttttcgggggggggggggattcagagaaggaagaggctcCCACAAGGAAGGACAGGCGGGAGAGctggcagacagacagacagtgcCCAGGAGCTCCTGCTGCCTCCACCCACCCCTTACGATTCCCAGAAAGTCCTGTTCCTGGTTTTGTCTCCAACCCTTTCACTCTGTGTCAAGTTCGAGTTGTCTCCTTGGGTGGAGCGGGTGGAGGGCAGTGGGCTCAACCTCAGACAAGCACAGACGGAAGCAGATACAAGGCACCTGATACAGCAGCAGATGCAAGGCGCCATGAACGCAGAGGGGCACACGCACTCAGATCAGCCGTGTCGTTACCAAGACAGCACCGAGGAGACGGCCCTTCCCCAAGGTGCTGGCTGGGAGGCCCCCCAACAGCAGCACCGGGCTTCACCGGGGCCCGACTCTACTTACTGGAGCAAATGTACTCTGCAAGCTTTTCTGCGTTTCCACAGGTTTCTCCTTCTGTATGCAGGCCAATTCTATTCACTGGAAAACAACAACATCTATTTGTTTACATGGTTATTTAAGTCCTTTTGTTCCAGggtcatttttttaaaggtgcAGAGACGAAGGCAGGTGCTTTACAAAGACACGGAGTGTCTCCCCTTGGAAGCtggtgtgggaggtgggaggaggcatCATGTACCTGAGAGGGAGCTGGGTCCCAGCCGGCGGCACCCCCGCCCCCGCAGGCCCCCACCCCCGCGGCCCCCAGACCTGTGGCTTTAGGTGATGCGGGGTCAAATTAGCAACTTACTCTCAAAAGGTTCAGGAAAAATTAAGTTCTTTGCCTTGTATTGATACCTTTCCTATAAGTTCcctttaaaataaagatgtatatataaaagaagaaatgacaTAACCACCACACAGATCTGTCATAATTTAAATTGAACTCTTCCCCTGTTCGTGGACACTtggggtttttcattttttttacataagTAACACTATGATATAGCTGTGTATCCCAACCCTCCCCCCacaaagactcttgacagtccctttgacagcagagagatccaaccagtccatcctaaaggaaatcagtcctgaatattcattggaaggactgatgctgaagctgaaactctaatactttggccacctgatgcgaaaaactgactcatctgaaaaggccctgatgctgggaaagattgaaggcgggaggagaaggggacaagagaggatgagatggttggatggcatcaccgactatggacataagtttgagtatgctccaggagttggtgatggacagggaagcctggcatgctgcagtccatggggtcgcaaagagttgggcacgactgagcgactgaactgataaaaacaTTTCTCCTATTTGGGATTACTACCTTTGGATAGATTACCAGAGAAGGGATTAGTGGGCCAAAGGGTACAAATAATTTGGCAAAGCCTTTGAGTACATGCTGACCAAGTATTTCTCAAAACATGGGAACCGATTTTCAATGCCATTTAGCCAtatctgaatatatttattttaccgCAGCCTTATCGGGATCATTATGTGGTTGACTAATTACTTGTTATAAACTGAGTAAGGAAAAGAATCTGTTTTAAAGTGAACCACGGGGCTCCATGAACTAAGTCAGGTCAGTGGGGAAGGACATCTCCTGttcccctcccttctctgctcTCCACCACACTCACACCTCTGCACGCTGGCTGCCCTGGGGGTGGGTTTTCCACACCCAGCAGTTCTCCGGCTCTCAGCTGGGTATCTGACAACCTAACTCACGTCTGACGCTCTCTCCAAGGAGGCAGTGTCAGATCCCAAGGACCCGGGGCTCAGTCCCCCAGATCACACTGcccccacttcagacctaggtCATCGCTTCTGCTTCTGACAGACCGGCTCTGAGTCGGAGGGTCTCCCGGCCCACTCCTTGAATTGGGTCACTTGCtagaacagctcacagaactcagggaaaagGTGTAATTTACTGTTGCTGGCTTCTTACGAAGGTATTTCAAAGGGTGTCAATGAACAGCCAGGTGGAGGAGCTGCATTGGGCAGGGATGGTTCGGGGGGCCTGGGCCTCCCAGCTCCTCTGTGAAATGGCTCTTTGGATTTTTATGGCGGCTTCGTTGCATGGGCACAATCGACTAAATCATTGGTCACTGGTCATTAATTCAACCTCTGGGCACCCCACCATTCTTctccctggaggtggggggcagggagggcaggaTCTGAAAGTTCCCACTGGAATCACAGGACTGGTTCCCATGGCAACTAGCCCCCAGTCTAAGGGCTTCCCAAAAGTCACCTCAGTGAAGTCAACTCAGATGGAACTGAAAGGTCtgttatgaataacaaaagacaccttttTTTATCTtgtcacttaggaaattccaagggttttaggaggcCTGGGCCAGGAATAGGGATAAAGaccaaatatacattttttattataatcacAATATCACAGTCATTCTTTGGTGTTTTATTTGGGCCTTGACTGCTTACCTAGAGAAGCAGTAGCATTTCCCACCACATACACCGACTTagcattccatttttctttcagagACTTTTTCCAGACTGTAAAACATGAAATTCGATGTGAGTTGCAAATACCACGGTGGCGTTTGGACTGCTGCCTGTGGCTGTTTATCCTAAAAAACTTGTGTGCAAGGCAAACTTTTAATGACCAGATATAAAGAAACAGCATCTCAAACTAAAATCCATTTTTATATTCTATTCATAGTCTGCaggcaagtttttaaaaatcactttggcCAAATGTGTCAGTATGCCTTGCCTGAAATATTAAGTCATTTCCACAGCTGGCACTAGAAGCATTTTTAATGAATACTAGTAAACAAACATAAAGAAGAATTAATTTGCTTggtgatattaaaatataaaaatctaccCTTTTTCCCTTGGCCACGCCATgagacttgtgggatcttggctcccagaccagggattgaacccacggccacagcagtgaaagcgctgagccctaaccactggaccaccagggaattccccccaaATCTAGACTTTTAGAGAAAAAAGTTACTGCTTGTGAAAAAGAGGCGATTTAAATCTCTAATAAAGCAACTGCTGTTTACTcactgtcctactctttgcaaccccctggactgcagcatgccaggctcctctgtccttcactcttggaatttgctcaaattcatgtccactgagttggtgatgctatctatccaCCCCATCCTCTGCTGTCTGATACAACTGATTTTATTTGGGACATAAACCAAAGCAGTCAACAAACTGTCTTCTGAGATAGGAAGGCTCATTTATCCATTAGGTCAAAGTAGAGATGATACATTTCGGGTTAGGAACAAACACAATTTTATAGAGGACATTATCATTTTATgacaaaagtaaacattttaaaatatgggttAAAGaaatactgggaaaaaaaaagcatcataAGGCCACTTGGCATTCAACACCCTTTTAGGAGATAAGGAAACACTAGTTTTTCCTTCCTAAGATCTGACACCCGTCTGGGTGTTTAGGAGGCAGCAAAGTCCGGTTTCCTGGGGACTCGGCACCTCGAAGTGCTCGCTCCCATCAGAAGGCTCCTGGGTGACGCTATTCTGGGTGGGACGCTAAGAAACAGCCTAGAAGAGGGAATCTCATCTCATCTTCCCTCCACAGGTAACACAGGCACAAAGGAACTCAGTACCTAAATACTTCTTGAACCAAAAGTCACTGTGCTGTTTCAAACGTGAGGTGCAGCTCTTTCTAGACTGAGCATCACCGACGGGAGAAACCAGAGTGACATCCTGAGGGATTCACAGCAGACCCCGCCCTCACCTTCAGCTTTAGTGTCTTTCTGCAAACACCGCTCCACGGCTTCCACCGCTCTGGGGCTGGTGAAAATGAGTCCCCCGTAACCTTCGGGATGAGACAGCTGCACACCAAACAACGGCAGAGGAATTTTATATGATGGCCAAGTTCAACGCTGCCCAAGATTCAACATCTTCACAAAAGCAGTAGGCAAATGAAatccatcaatccatccatccatccttccatccactcAAGACATGAGAGCTCACTATGTGCCTGGAACTACTCCAGGTCTTTAAGGTCACACAGGTAAATTCATAGCATTTCCCCCAAACAGCTCACAGTCTTGGGGAGGGATGGGTCAGTGTGATGCGGGGTGGCAGGCATAAGGGAGCAGAGGGGATGTGACTCAGCCTGGGCGTGGCTGGGGTGTAGGCAGGACCGCAGACTGGACCTGCATCCGTAATAAACTGGAATATTCAAGGAGCGATATCCATGCTGAAGCCCTGGTTTTTGAAGATAAAAATGGGGACAAAATCTACTGACCATGTATTCTGAGCAAGGTGGTGGGCTGTCTTACACACATTCCTGCACCAAACGTGTGAAGGCACCCTGTGATGGGTGCAAAGACTTGATTGGATTAAGACACAGAGGCTTGTCAAGGATGAGGAAGCAGCCCAGGTGAGGGCCGGAGCTGTGATCTGAGCACGTGTCTCCACGGTGCCCAGGCCTGAGCACTCACTCACCACACCACCAGAGCTTCAGACAGAGCTCAGACACCCCCTCAGGAAACAGACTAGCTGGGGGTGACGGACAGGCTCCTGCTTCTAGCATTTTTCTGACCATCGGGGTCCTAGCAACGAGCTCAGATGATGAGCTCTGCTTCCGTTAAAGCTGCTTATGGGGGTCCCTTACATAGTCCTCACAGCACATAGTCAGGGCAGATGCCAAATGTTGAACGAATAATTCAACATTCAGCTCAAACGgaaaggagaaagcagagaggtGCTCCATGAGTGACGGGCAGACTCCAATATGCAGAgcatgggggcggggtggggaaggggggagCCCAGTGGACAGGGGTGGGCACACCCATCCCGTGAAGCCCCTGGCTCTCGGCCCACGTGCCCAGAACGGAGCCCCTGGAGAGGTTATCTGGTGGCAGGTGCACAGTGGTGGAGACTGCTGGGCACCGAATCTTTAGCTGGAACTGTTCcgacggggcttccctggggccgtCCCTGGCTGTAATCTGTTGCCCCAACCCCAGGGGCAGCAGCCCCAACCCTTCCTCTTATCTGCTGGGGGACCTGGCCAAGGTGCCTGGCCTGGGAAGAAACAACAGCTGTTGGGCTCTTTGCTGAGGTCGGGGGGTGTGGCCttcaggagaggaggaaggggaagggtcTGCACCGCTGAGAGCAGGCAGGCGGGGCCTCGCCGCAGGCCCGCCTCTGAGAGGCTCGGGCTGAGGATCCAACAGCAGCTGAGACCTGGGGCAGGTGAGTTCACGTCGCCAGATGGTGAGACAAGTGCTCATCAACAGGTCCTTCCCACTCGGGTTGGGAAGAATGCCACGGAAACCAAAGGTGTCTCATTGGAAAACGATGGTGCTCAGAGGCTGGCGAACCTTACCTTCTCCGACAGACTGGGGAGAGACAGAAACTCAAATGATAAAACAGGGATCAAAGTGGCTTCGAGCCCATATAATCCCAGCTCCTGCAAATAAAAGGATACAGCTTTGAGCTGGCAGGGGTTTTTTTGGAAAATAAGGAAAAGGGGCCTGTTTCACAATTTACACTGTGCCCACTCAACTGTTAGCAGATCGCCCCACCCTTGATTGACTTCAACACAAGGCAGGGCCAGGCGTTCTGGGACTGGGTGTGCCAAGCACTTACCCTGACGTAGGGGTCCTGGCCACAGTCGTCCTCCTTGGGGTCTTTCAGCAAAAGAACCTTCATTATGGCCTGGCAGTCCTTACAGGGTGCTAcggggagggaaaggggatgtTAACTCGATCTCCAAGGCTCTTCCTGAGCAGGGTCAGTGGGCCGGGAGGGCGTGGGGCGCAGGTAATCAGCAGCAGCTTGGctggcctctccctcccccacagtgACTTGGCATTTATGGGCTTGTTCCTTCTGAAGACCCTATCGCCGATAAGGCCCGCGGACAGCAGGCTGGCACTTGATATCACTTGAGAGACTCACAGAAGAGAGTGATGCAAATTCTGGGTTGAATCAAtaataaataagagaaatgagTATCTTCTAAGGAAAAGGAATAATTACTTCCATTTCTTGATAAATCTACTCAGTTGCTTATAAGCTCTTTAGGAAAtgattatattgattcttctcatATGTTTTACAATGTGGTCAAGTACCATGAGAtaatctttcaaaaatttttgagAAACCTGGGAAAAAAGCCTGTTGATATATATCAAAAGGCGTACATACTTCATACCCTTTCTTCCTATAGTTTCACTTTTAGAATAAATTCTAAGATGATACTCATAAATGTGTGCAAAGATTAACATAAAGGTGTTCATcctggtattctttttttttttaattgacatagaACATAGGgcaagtttaaggtgtacagtgtgaTTTAATACATTTATACATTGTGACACAATTACCTCTGTAACACTGGCTAACATCTCTTCACTTCATAAAATTATCATTTCTCTTCTGTGGTAAGAGcaattaagatctagtctcttggCAGCTTTGAAGTTGATAATACAATATTGTTGATTATAACCACCACGCTATTCATTAGATCCTCAAAACTTAGCTGCAAGTTCGTatcctgaaggcaatggcaccccactccagtactcttgcctggaaaatcccatggacagaggagcctgttaggttgcaatccatggggtcactaagagtcagacacagctgagcgacttcactttcacttttcactttcatgcattggagaaggaaatggcaacccactctagtgttcttgcctggagaatcccagggatgggggagcctggtgggctgccgtctatggggtcgcacagagttggatacgactgaagtgacttagcattagcattagcattaTGCCTTATAATTGCAAATAATTAGAAACAATGTAAATGTCCAACAAGGAGAGAATGGCTAAATAAATCATGGTACAAGTCtacaaaaaaaatcactaaaatacCCATAAACAACTTACTACATGGGTTATTTAATCACAAAataatgttaagtttaaaaaggcAGGATACAGAATTACATAACATGTGTGATTTTACAGATTTTATATACACATAGACATGAAAGAATATTCTTTGCTGCTAGGTTAGGGTGATTATTTTCTCCTCTATCTCTTTCTGTAtcatccaattttatttttacaataaacATTAAATTCCTCTTGTATCAAAGGAGGAAGAAGCACATTATAACCACCCAAAGGTCTCAAAAGCCACCGAAGACCTGCAGAACAAACTCTGCTGGAAACGCAGATTACATCCCACAAGTAGCATTAGACTAGCAATTACTTAATTAATATACAGTGGTTGATAACAGTCAAAGAGAGTATATTGTTTGGAGCAGAAGTGGGTTAACGCTGGGAGCCATTACTAATAAATAATCACTGAACATATTTCTGGAAACTTATAACATCTATGGGACATCTTAGGAAACTCTGGCTCCAAATGAATTGCTTTGTATCTAAGCAACCAATCCTGGGTGAACTAATAATAATTATGAAGCCAAGTTCAATTACTGCTGCTTTCCAGCAGTTAGCTGGAGAGCGGGGGGACTTGGGGAAAGAGGCAGCAGCATCGTGTCTATCATTTCCTGAAATTACTCACCATGCGTCTAACACAGAAACCAGAAATCCCCCTTTCCGGGATGCTCACTCTTAGGTGCCAACTTGGCCGGGCTCGTTTTCCCCATTTATTCAGAAATGCTAACCTAGGTGTTGCTGGGCAGGTACTCTGGAGAGGTGATCCACTCACCATTCGTTGGCTTTTAGTAAAAGAGGTGATCCTAGGTCACCAGGGAGGGCTTGCTTCAGTCACTAGGAAGGCCTAAAGAGCAGAACTGAGGTTTCCTTGAGGAAGAAGGTAATTCCACTGCGGCCGCAGCCGCAGGTAGTGCCCGAGCCTGCCCTTCCCGTCGGCTTGCTCTGTGGATTCCAGCCTTTCCTCACCAGCCCCCACAGCTGTGCAAGGCGATTCCTTGCACCAAGTCTCCTGATTATATCCCCTACTGTTCTCTGTTGAACCCTGGCTGACACACCCCCCAATCTGGGGGTTCAGGGATGTATGCCACTAGGTGGCAGAAGtgagtgacagaagatgagatggttggatggcatcacggactcgatggatatgagtgtgagcaaactccgggagagtgaagcacagggaagcctggggtgctgcagaaTCGCACAtgattagtgactgaacaatagaaaagggcctggggcttccccaggggaGAAGGCAGGCGTGACTCAAGTGCAAGCACCAGGGAGACTCTGGTTCACTGAGCAAGGGGAATCTACCGGATCCCCAGATATccattcctccctccttcctcgcAGACGGGAGCCCTTCATAACCTCGGGCACATGGATGCCTGGGACAAATACGTGCAGATGGATGTCGTCAGGTGAGGAGGTGCTGGTCCAGAGGATGGAAGTGGAAGTGATGCACACACTTCCGGTCCCACCTGGACAGGAAGTGCCGTTCctgcccttcccttcctgcctccctgccaGGCGGAGGATAGATGGGGTTGGCCAGTAAGAGCTGCAGGGTCCTGCCCTGGGGGTGATGCAAGGAGCAGGACCTCTTTGCATGGCAGAGCCACCACTCAGCCAGAGTGTTTACATCAGAGGAAAGAAACGTTCTCTCCTGTTTCAGCCAATGTTATCGGTTCTCTGTTAGAGCAGTGGGACCCACATCCTCACCCATGCAGAGCCCAGAATGCTTCCTGGAGGACCCGATGTTCCTGGAGGATCATGTTCAGACTGGAGGCTGC from Bubalus kerabau isolate K-KA32 ecotype Philippines breed swamp buffalo chromosome 22, PCC_UOA_SB_1v2, whole genome shotgun sequence includes these protein-coding regions:
- the UROS gene encoding uroporphyrinogen-III synthase isoform X5, encoding MRELRRRPLDPPPRVQVTSNWGRGLGLSSWQRRPRGKGAALGSALSVAARQPAGGNPESPPRRGRLLSASPAPPAPCKDCQAIMKVLLLKDPKEDDCGQDPYVRELGLYGLEATLIPVLSFEFLSLPSLSEKLSHPEGYGGLIFTSPRAVEAVERCLQKDTKAEVWKKSLKEKWNAKSVYVVGNATASLVNRIGLHTEGETCGNAEKLAEYICSRCSRQHHIFQSLWPDTQSPAYSRVIW